In Trichoderma breve strain T069 chromosome 4, whole genome shotgun sequence, the following proteins share a genomic window:
- a CDS encoding major facilitator superfamily domain-containing protein encodes MTATTQINHELFELHERKGPDDSPQLDHSSPTSNVQRTSIGKRPECFKSTFQEICFIFMATLAMATNSLVTGAMIIVTASIGRDLHMTQAQITWISAATTLSAGALQLPLGQLTDLLGRKSFFIAGMVGFSISSLILGFARNPFWMNILCGFLGLFSAVIVPPAIGILGAAYSEPSKRKNWAFACFSAGNPVGFGLGSIIMGISARIFDWRAGFFFFTILWGILAIVSIWVVPDIEAYEPGPFGTRLAAALTKFDYVGTALTIVGVGLFTTALTLGPVDGWKSAHVIAMLIVGFFLLVGFVVWEKNCPHPLMPLHIWKDRGFALLMPVSIFGVMSMLSSNFWLALFLQEFHHRPALTVAVDLLPQVISALISNVVAANILHRVNNSFIMAFGAAMYLVANLLLAVQSPRATYWAFIFPSLLTNVMGLDLQFNVTNMYVMQSLPSHQQSLAGGIFNMFIRLGTTIIFGMSTAVYSSVKNTMDGQDDAFKPYKSAFYVSLGFASLACLFVPFLRIGTQGNSPKEE; translated from the exons ATGACCGCAACAACCCAAATCAACCACGAGCTCTTTGAGCTTCACGAGAGAAAGGGCCCAGATGACAGCCCGCAATTAGATCACTCTTCTCCTACGTCCAATGTGCAAAGAACTAGCATTGGGAAGCGACCAGAATGCTTCAAAAGTACATTCCAGGAGATTTGTTTTATCTTCATGGCCACTCTAGCTATGGCGACAAATAGTCTTGTGACTGGAGCCATGATTATCGTGACTGCATCAATTGGAAGAGATTTACACATGACACAGGCCCAAATCACTTGGATCAGTGCTGCTACCAC TCTTTCTGCGGGAGCTCTCCAACTTCCCTTGGGCCAACTTACAGATCTTCTCGGTCGCAAGAGCTTTTTCATAGCTGGTATGGTCGGCTTCAGCATTAGCAGTCTTATACTCGGCTTCGCTCGGAACCCGTTTTGGATGAATATCTTATGCGGGTTTCTTGGTCTTTTTTCAGCTGTCATCGTCCCTCCTGCAATTGGAATACTTGGCGCTGCGTACTCTGAGCCGTCGAAGCGCAAAAATTGGGCATTTGCATGTTTCAGCGCAGGAAATCCCGTCGGATTTGGGCTTGGAAGCATTATTATGGGAATATCGGCCAGAATCTTTGATTGGCGCGcgggctttttcttcttcacgaTTCTCTGGGGAATACTGGCTATTGTGTCGATTTGGGTCGTGCCTGACATTGAGGCTTATGAACCAGGGCCATTTGGGACAAGGCTAGCGGCAGCTCTGACGAAGTTTGACTATGTTGGAACGGCTCTTACGATTGTCGGCGTTGGCTTGTTCACAACTGCTTTGAC ACTTGGCCCAGTGGATGGTTGGAAATCTGCTCATGTCATCGCAATGCTAATCGttggcttctttcttctcgtGGGGTTTGTGGTATGGGAAAAGAATTGCCCACATCCCCTGATGCCTCTGCATATATGGAAGGACAGAGGTTTTGCATTA TTGATGCCCGTTTCCATCTTTGGAGTGATGTCGATGCTTTCCTCCAATTTTTGGCTCGCGCTCTTCTTACAAGAGTTCCATCACCGGCCGGCTTTGACTGTTGCTGTAGATCTGCTACCGCAAGTAATCTCTGCGCTTATATCTAATGTCGTGGCAGCAAATATCCTTCACCGAGTCAATAATAGTTTCATCATGGCGTTTGGCGCCGCCATGTACCTCGTCGCGAATCTACTACTTGCTGTTCAAAGTCCTCGAGCAACATATTGGGCCTTTATTTTTCCATCTCTATTGACAAACGTTATGGGTCTCGATTTGCAGTTCAATGTGACCAAC ATGTACGTCATGCAGTCATTGCCATCTCACCAACAGTCGTTAGCTGGAGGCATATTTAACATGTTCATTCGACTGGGAACAACTATCATTTTTGGAATGTCTACTGCGGTATACAGTTCGGTGAAGAATACGATGGATGGCCAGGATGATGCTTTCAAGCCTTACAAGAGTGCATTCTACGTCTCGCTAGGGTTTGCTTCTTTAGCTTGTTTATTCGTTCCCTTTCTACGTATAGGGACACAGGGAAATTCTCCCAAAGAGGAATGA
- a CDS encoding carbon-nitrogen hydrolase domain-containing protein, with protein sequence MASTLQKLKIATAQVHTLDNPERALQVLETKVRKLSSEDVDLVLFPEVFIGGFPRLSTFGNSAIGSFGEEKDYSPYMNHWRASVDLGDTPRGAGQKWIRRELPLPANRPYRGDGTRERLEKIAAATDVFIIVGILERCGGTLYSSIVYICPRLGIIGKRRKVMPTGLERVAWGQGSPSTLEAVSTVIRGVKLRMAAAICWENWMPLLRQSIYEQNINLFLGPTAHATEIWVPLMQTIGVESRAFVLSATPCIRANDLPKWITELAERGDQIVSRGGSVIVSPNGNLLGGPGWDQDDEIFIAEVDFAECEQPGDDWVRPSRARRDAFDFTVDGLDMKKA encoded by the exons ATGGCCTCGACACTCCAGAAATTGAAGATTGCCACCGCGCAGGTGCATACTCTTGACAACCCTGAAAGAGCTCTTCAAGTGCTTGAAACTAAAGTGCGAAAATTGAGCTCCGAAGATGTCGACCTTGTGCTATTCCCCGAAGTCTTTATCGGCGGATTTCCGCGCCTGTCCACATTTGGTAACTCTGCAATTGGGAgttttggagaagagaaggattACAGCCCATACATGAACCATTGGCGGGCATCCGTTGATCTTGGAGATACACCaagaggagctggccaaAAATGGATACGTCGAGAACTACCTCTACCTGCCAATCGGCCATACAGGGGAGACGGCACAAGAGAGCGTTTGGAAAAGATAGCTGCGGCAACTGACGTCTTCATAATTGTCGGTATTCTTGAAAGGTGTGGTGGAACTTTATACAGCTCTATTGTCTACATCTGTCCCAGGTTAGGTATTATTGGGAAGAGGCGCAAGGTGATGCCAACAGGCCTGGAAAGAGTTGCGTGGGGTCAAGGGAGCCCGTCAACACTTGAAGCTGTGTCAACGGTTATCAGAGGGGTGAAGCTCAGGATGGCGG CTGCTATTTGTTGGGAGAATTGGATGCCGCTTTTACGACAGAGTATCTACGAGCAGAATATTAACCTGTTCCTTGGCCCAACTGCTCATGCCACTGAGATTTGGGTTCCATTGATGCAAACAATTGGCGTTGAAAGCCGAGCTTTTGTGTTATCAGCTACGCCATGCATTAGAGCAAACGACCTCCCGAAATGGATAACTGAATTAGCTGAACGAGGAGATCAAATAGTGAGTCGCGGAGGGTCTGTTATTGTCTCTCCAAATGGCAATCTTTTGGGGGGGCCGGGATGGGAccaggatgatgagattTTCATCGCAGAGGTCGATTTTGCTGAATGTGAGCAGCCGGGAGACGATTGGGTGAGACCGTCTCGTGCGAGGCGAGATGCATTTGACTTCACAGTTGACGGATTGGATATGAAGAAGGcataa
- a CDS encoding ferric reductase like transmembrane component domain-containing protein, producing MMGNPAWLPQPVQLHSSRAFVCDPLTAEQCAWYKQRWHYWYIADHVFALPTIAFFMCAIGIFIIGHFISEILGYRRSRGPLLWRKLVAVVRYLSYRGFHVKSLKWNSAPVGILLLGLAGAIFFFCMDLIPQPYYWSTKIYGNSPALATRSGWLSLACMPFIFATASKTNWITLLTGVSYEKLQVFHRWISYAFFVLALMHTFPFIVYHIRFHDMQHHFSSNLVFYWTGIVALNFQAWLTFASHSTIRNLGYEFFKMTHFIAVVLFMLTFFWHCGFRLSSWDYFIATAAVYVPCYVYPWLRTYFEYGVGQKAQLLVEDNGFIRITVPVQFNWKPGQHCFLRFTSFGLLHTLSSHPFTICSLPAAGPNEQSELVFYIRQGIGLTAKLQQHALQQPGSSVPVLIDGPYGGINEQQYYDGEHLLVIAGGSGAGCKIVSKSAGSGPLSLRVIMVTRDINSRTWFLRAINELLAKSSATDSSHIDVHVYLTGPDSQNVNSTPIAVDQASKESDALADDKIITEEGHKLIVPEKEFQGRPQLPQLIHEEATRVLESGQSLNVYVCGPTTMQNDVRNAAAEENLNIITGSKAGQVYFHAEHFSWA from the exons ATGATGGGCAATCCCGCATGGCTTCCTCAGCCAGTTCAGCTGCATTCAAGCCGCGCATTCGTATGCGATCCACTGACTGCCGAACAATGCGCCTGGTATAAGCAACGCTGGCACTATTG GTACATTGCCGACCATGTTTTTGCTCTGCCAACAATTGCATTTTTTATGTGCGCCATCGGCATTTTCATTATTGGCCATTTCATATCGGAAATCCTTGGCTACCGACGATCTCGAGGGCCTCTACTATGGCGGAAACTGGTTGCCGTTGTTCGATATCTCTCTTACCGTGGTTTTCACGTCAAGTCGTTAAAATGGAACTCAGCCCCGGTTGGAATTCTTCTGTTGGGACTTGCCGgggccatcttcttcttct GTATGGACTTGATTCCACAGCCTTATTATTGGTCAACTAAGATATACGGCAATTCGCCTGCCCTGGCGACCAGATCTGGATGGTTGAGTCTGGCATGTATGCCATTCATCTT TGCAACCGCAAGCAAGACGAATTGGATCACACTGCTGACGGGAGTTTCGTATGAGAAACTCCAAGTCTTCCACAGATGGATTTCCTATGCCTTTTTTGTCCTTGCTCTCATGCACACATTCCCATTCATTGTATACCACATCCGATTTCATGACATGCAGCACCATTTTTCGTCCAATCTCGTATTTTACTGGACCGGCATCGTTGCGTTGAATTTTCAAGCATGGCTCACCTTTGCGTCTCATAGCACAATCCG AAATCTCGGTTACGAATTCTTCAAAATGACGCATTTCATCGCTGTCGTTCTATTCATGTTGACATTCTTTTGGCACTGCGGCTTTAGGCTCAGTTCATG GGACTATTTTATCGCTACGGCCGCTGTATATGTTCCCTGTTATGTCTACCCCTGGCTCCGAACCTACTTTGAGTACGGCGTCGGTCAGAaagctcagcttcttgtggaagacaatggcttcattcGCATCACAGTTCCGGTTCAGTTCAACTGGAAACCCGGGCAGCATTGTTTCCTGCGATTTACAAGCTTTGGTCTACTACACACTCTATCGTCTCACCCTTTTACTATCTGCTCTTTGCCTGCTGCGGGACCGAATGAGCAATCTGAACTCGTTTTTTATATTCGTCAGGGAATCGGCCTCACTGCTAAGTTACAGCAACAtgctcttcaacagcctGGAAGTTCGGTGCCCGTGCTCATTGATGGTCCCTACGGAGGTATCAATGAGCAGCAGTATTATGATGGTGAACATCTCCTCGTCATTGCAGGGGGCTCGGGCGCAGGCTG CAAGATCGTTTCTAAAAGCGCCGGCTCTGGGCCTCTCTCGCTGCGTGTCATCATGGTCACTCGAGACATCAATAGCCGGACATGGTTTCTCCGTGCCATCAATGAGCTGTTAGCAAAGTCTTCAGCAACAGATTCATCTCATATTGACGTACATGTCTATCTGACCGGACCGGATTCACAAAATGTCAATTCAACGCCTATAGCTGTTGACCAGGCTTCGAAAGAATCCGACGCGTTGGCAGATGATAAAATCATCACAGAAGAGGGACACAAGCTTATTGTGCCAGAGAAAGAATTCCAGGGCCGGCCACAGTTACCTCAACTTATCCACGAGGAGGCAACCAGGGTATTAGAATCTGGGCAATCGCTCAACGTCTATGTTTGTGGACCTACTACAATGCAGAACGATGTACGAAatgctgccgccgaggaaAACCTGAACATTATTACAGGTTCGAAAGCCGGCCAAGTCTATTTTCACGCGGAACATTTCTCGTGGGCATGA
- a CDS encoding dihydrodipicolinate synthetase family domain-containing protein: MSKTLPKGLYAPLPVFFNAEDEIDYVAFVNHAKYVTAPGILPIVSASMGEAVHLTPQERIKLIQTLRHALDSIGLEKTPIVAGVGGNSTRETIQLARDAAAAGADFALVITPGYWAGYLKGNPVAVRRFFVDVAAGSPIPVVIYNFPPVTAGIDLESDDIAEIAKLAPNVCGIMLSCGNVGKLARISALLDGTSFTPLAGLIDFLLPSVVVGSAGAISPLPNIAPKFSMKLWNLTQNLETKADFKAAQKSQGLASLAESALLKSGVPGLKALLNKDFGYPAAPRLPLLAHSDVVTLSQNQYISDILDLEKDL; encoded by the exons ATGTCTAAGACACTACCAAAGGGGCTCTATGCTCCCCTCCCGGTCTTCTTCAACGCTGAAGATGAAATAG ATTACGTGGCATTTGTGAATCATGCGAAAT ATGTTACAGCGCCGGGAATTTTGCCTATTGTTTCTGCTAGCATGGGAGAAGCAGTACACTTG ACCCCGCAAGAGCGTATCAAGTTAATACAGACACTCCGACATGCCCTCGACTCGATTGGTTTGGAGAAGACACCAATTGTCGCTGGTGTAGGAGGCAATAGCACTCGTGAGACAATTCAGCTAGCTcgcgatgctgctgctgcaggcgCAGATTTTGCCCTTGTGATCACTCCTGGTTATTGGGCTGGTTACCTCAAAGGAAACCCAGTGGCGGTTAGAAGATTTTTCGTCGATGTGGCAGCAGGGTCCCCAATTCCAGT GGTCATTTACAATTTCCCTCCTGTGACGGCAGGAATCGACTTGGAAAGTGACGATATTGCCGAAATTGCAAAATTGGCACCGAACGTTTGCGGCATAATGCTATC ATGTGGCAATGTTGGAAAGCTGGCAAGAATTTCTGCTTTGCTTGATGGCACTTCTTTTACACCATTGGCTGGCCTAATCGatttcctcctcccctcaGTGGTGGTCGGCTCTGCTGGTGCTATTAGTCCACTACCTAACATTGCGCCG AAATTCTCCATGAAATTATGGAACTTGACACAAAATCTCGAAACTAAGGCAGATTTCAAGGCAGCACAAAAGTCTCAAGGCTTGGCTTCTCTCGCAGAGTCTGCTTTGTTGAAGAGCGGA GTTCCCGGCTTAAAAGCTCTGTTGAACAAGGATTTCGGATACCCTGCGGCGCCAAGATTGCCCCTTCTTGCTCATAGCGATGTGGTAACTTTGTCCCAAAACCAGTACATCAGCGATATTTTGGATCTGGAGAAGGATTTATAA
- a CDS encoding short chain dehydrogenase domain-containing protein: MASRSNNSVVIIGSGPGIGSHTAAIFASKRFNKVALVARNPAKLEKDAAFVNSAAPGQVEIQTYPTDIANSQALAATLAQITNDLGTPEFVLFNAAVIALTPLLEFDDESILEDFKVSTIALHNTAKWAIPQLSALAKQDSTAKPTLMVTNSHLPETPLEDLFSLSLTKASQKNLTLSLRQKFADLGIHICLLAVAGTVADENPNLNNENVSSKAWDLYNQEKSAWTEEIRINP, encoded by the coding sequence ATGGCTTCCCGATCTAACAACTCTGTGGTCATCATCGGCTCCGGCCCTGGAATTGGTTCCCACACTGCCGCCATCTTCGCTTCCAAACGATTCAACAAGGTGGCTCTCGTGGCTAGAAACCCTGCCAAACTGGAGAAAGATGCTGCTTTTGTAAACAGCGCTGCTCCAGGACAGGTGGAGATCCAGACTTACCCCACCGACATCGCCAATAGCCAGGCACTTGCGGCTACTCTCGCACAGATCACCAATGATCTTGGAACTCCCGAGTTCGTCTTGTTCAACGCTGCTGTCATTGCTCTGACTCCTCTCTTGGAGTTTGATGACGAGAGCATCCTTGAGGACTTTAAGGTCTCCACCATTGCTCTTCACAACACCGCCAAGTGGGCAATTCCTCAGCTCTCTGCCCTGGCTAAGCAGGACTCCACCGCTAAGCCGACTCTGATGGTCACCAACTCTCACCTTCCAGAGACTCCTCTTGAGgatctcttctctctctctcttacaaAGGCTTCTCAGAAGAACCTTACTTTGTCACTTCGCCAAAAGTTTGCCGATTTGGGTATCCACATCTGCTTGTTGGCTGTTGCCGGCACTGTTGCAGATGAGAACCCCAACCTTAACAACGAGAATGTCTCAAGCAAGGCGTGGGATCTGTATAACCAGGAGAAGAGTGCTTGGACCGAGGAGATCCGAATCAACCCATAA
- a CDS encoding glutathione-dependent formaldehyde-activating enzyme domain-containing protein, giving the protein MSTGSCWCGNLKYEFDGDSKHVILCHCLTCQKISGTTNTANIPVPREQLRVTGSPKSHTEKHEDGFNLTKFFCGDCGTTIFKQADADMFAPVSLVQAGTLDGPAKDKVSQPVAELNVRIRQPWLTEVGTAAQKQGFD; this is encoded by the exons ATGTCGACaggcagctgctggtgcgGCAATCTCAAATACGAGTTCGACGGAGACTCTAAGCACGTG ATCTTGTGTCACTGCCTGACCTGCCAAAAGATATCCGGGACAACTAATACCGCCAATATTCCTGTCCCGCGAGAACAGCTGAGGGTGACTGGATCCCCCAAATCTCACACTGAAAAACACGAGGATGGATTCAACTTGACCAAATTCTTCTGTGGTGACTGCGGCACGACAATCTTCAAGCAGGCTGATGCAGACATGTTTGCACCAGTCTCTTTGGTCCAGGCGGGAACGTTGGATGGCCCTGCTAAGGACAAGGTCAGCCAACCTGTCGCGGAGTTGAATGTGAGAATCAGGCAACCTTGGTTAACTGAAGTTGGTACCGCTGCTCAAAAGCAAGGATTTGACTAG
- a CDS encoding adenosine/AMP deaminase domain-containing protein — MPASSLQQSGPFGSLDEYLKARESLVNAEKAHGYEGLVQRTTLEAEAEDIIQRLKEWEDKNIYGVKSDGSGHEAGHRFFHGLDLVPDSKLFDIAIKAPKGCLLHCHYDCLLPPDTALSDARNQPNLYIKCDVPLVSQGLFAYALPQFDVFSQDIPLTESTNLFSKAYVAGSWMRYSDFLSKFPGGAEKAESWLYKRMVLQPDDAYHPKQTVNGIWQQFIRAVTVIRSMFGYETAYREQFRRVLWKFAQDGIMYAEIRVALNYGFSIKSDDGTRELKQKEALEIFQQMLKEEIPKIQAAGHVFYGVKVIYACMRSSSREAMLWCMDNCIEMKQLFPDLICAFDMQGQEDTGQPLSYWVSDLLAMRAKITALNLDLPFIFHAGETLDHGGETDSNLYDAILLDTKRIGHGFSITKHPLLMQICKERQIAIETCPISNEVLGLVPTTKSHHLPVLLANCVPCTVNSDDPGSWKASMLSHDFHQAMMSSENMSLMGWRTLAEWSISYSCVDAATKEKLLSDYGKRWTEFCQWIVDVYGKA; from the exons ATGCCGGCCAGTTCACTGCAGCAGTCTGGGCCATTTGGGTCTTTGGATGAATATCTCAAGGCTCGCGAGTCGCTTGTGAACGCGGAGAAGGCCCATGGATATGAAGGTTTGGTCCAAAGGACAACTCTAGAGGCGGAAGCTGAAGATATTATTCAGCGCCTCAAAGAATGGGAAGATAAAAACATCTATGGTGTCAAGAGTGACGGCTCCGGACACGAAGCTGGCCACCGGTTTTTCCATGGCCTAGATCTTGTTCCGGATAGCAAACTATTCGATATTGCTATAAAAGCCCCCAAAGGCTGTCTTTTGCATTGCCACTACGACTGCCTTCTGCCTCCGGACACTGCCCTCAGCGATGCCAGGAACCAACCGAATCTCTACATCAAATGCGACGTTCCATTAGTCTCGCAGGGGCTCTTTGCTTATGCTTTGCCTCAATTCGACGTGTTCAGCCAAGATATACCTCTAACTGAATCCACCAACCTGTTCAGCAAGGCGTATGTCGCTGGATCCTGGATGCGGTATTCCGATTTCTTGAGCAAGTTTCCAGGTGGAGCAGAGAAGGCCGAATCGTGGCTCTATAAGCGAATGGTCTTACAGCCAGATGATGCTTATCATCCTAAGCAGACAGTTAACGG CATCTGGCAACAATTTATTCGGGCGGTCACAGTTATCCGATCTATGTTTGGCTATGAGACGGCCTACAGAGAGCAATTTAGAAGAGTGCTGTGGAAATTTGCCCAAGATGGTATCATGTATGCCGAGATTCGGGTAGCTCTTAATTATGGGTTTTCCATCAAGTCCGATGATGGCACTCGAGAACTTAAGCAGAAAGAAGCTTTGGAGATTTTCCAGCAAatgttgaaagaagaaatcccAAAGATACAGGCTGCAGGACATGTATTCTACGGTGTCAAGGTTATCTATGCATGCATGCGATCTTCGTCTAGAGAAGCCATGCTTTGGTGCATGGATAACTGCATCGAAATGAAGCAACTATTCCCAGACCTCATTTGCG CTTTTGATATGCAGGGACAAGAAGATACAGGACAGCCGCTTTCTTACTGGGTGTCTGATCTTCTCGCGATGCGTGCTAAAATTACAGCATTGAATCTCGATCTACCGTTCATATTCCATGCCGGCGAGACGCTCGACCACGGAGGAGAAACTGATTCCAATCTGTATGATGCTATTCTATTGGATACGAAGCGCATCGGACACGGTTTCAGTATCACCAAGCACCCACTTCTAATGCAAATTTGCAAGGAGAGGCAGATTGCCATTGAGACGTGCCCCATATCCAACGAGGTCTTGGGATTGGTCCCGACAACAAAGTCCCACCACCTGCCCGTTCTCCTGGCTAATTGTGTTCCTTGCACTGTCAACAGCGACGACCCTGGGTCTTGGAA AGCGAGTATGCTATCTCACGATTTCCATCAAGCGATGATGAGTAGCGAGAATATGTCGCTCATGGGTTGGCGGACTCTAGCCGAATGGAGCATCTCCTATAGCTGTGTTGATGCAGCGACAAAGGAGAAGTTGCTTAGCGACTACGGTAAAAGATGGACAGAGTTCTGTCAATGGATTGTTGATGTATATGGAAAAGCCTAA
- a CDS encoding carbon-nitrogen hydrolase domain-containing protein, which yields MPKILKIAAAQCRTLDTTSNTLKQLENKVKEGAAEGVDLILFPEVYLGGYPRSATFGAKIGERTPDGYHQYLSYFQGAVDLGDTPEGAYDDWVSRQLPTNDNGVRGDGTREELERIAHETGVYIVTGVLERSGGTLYCAVVYVDPAKGIVGKRRKVLPTGSERLVWGQGQPRSLKAVSTTIKGVKICLAAAICWENYMPLLRQTLYQQNVNLYLAPTADGRATWLPLMQTIGFEGRTFVVSSNQAVRDDQLPEWISEVKREGKFISGGGSCIISPFGKVLAGPSWDKDGELLIQELDFEECEKGRLDLDVAGSYSRNDSFHLEVKGLDLIPPP from the coding sequence ATGCCCAAGATTCTCAAGATTGCTGCGGCACAATGCCGAACCCTCGATACAACTAGCAACACTCTCAAGCAACTTGAGAACAAGGTCAAAGAAGGTGCTGCTGAGGGTGTTGACCTCATTCTTTTCCCTGAAGTTTACTTGGGTGGATATCCTAGATCAGCAACATTTGGCGCCAAAATTGGTGAGCGCACTCCGGACGGCTATCACCAGTACTTGTCGTATTTCCAAGGAGCCGTCGATCTGGGAGATACTCCTGAAGGCGCATATGATGATTGGGTTAGTCGGCAACTGCCTACCAACGACAACGGAGTGCGCGGAGACGGCACACGGGAAGAGCTAGAGAGAATTGCGCACGAGACTGGAGTCTACATAGTCACTGGCGTGTTGGAGAGATCTGGAGGCACTTTGTACTGCGCCGTGGTGTATGTCGATCCAGCCAAGGGAATTGTTGGAAAGCGACGCAAAGTTCTTCCAACGGGAAGTGAGCGACTCGTCTGGGGCCAGGGCCAGCCTCGATCACTCAAAGCCGTGAGCACAACTATTAAAGGAGTCAAAATCTgtcttgctgccgccatCTGCTGGGAGAACTACATGCCTCTTTTGCGCCAGACTCTGTATCAGCAGAATGTCAACTTGTATCTTGCGCCAACTGCCGATGGAAGAGCAACATGGCTTCCACTTATGCAAACAATCGGATTCGAGGGACGGACTTTTGTTGTGAGCTCTAATCAAGCTGTCCGCGACGATCAGCTTCCCGAGTGGATCAGTGAGGTGAAGCGGGAGGGCAAGTTCATTAGCGGTGGAGGATCGTGCATTATTTCTCCATTTGGTAAGGTTTTGGCTGGACCAAGTTGGGACAAGGATGGCGAGCTGCTCATCCAGGAGCTGGATTTTGAGGAGTGTGAGAAGGGTCGGCTGGACTTGGATGTTGCTGGATCTTATTCACGGAATGACTCGTTTCACCTGGAGGTTAAGGGTCTTGACTTGATCCCACCACCTTAG